From the genome of Anopheles funestus chromosome 2RL, idAnoFuneDA-416_04, whole genome shotgun sequence:
GCATTGCCTTACGTCGTGGTCCTCTGTTACAGATTCCGGAGTAATTGTAGCTGTACATGGCGGAATCggaaaataatttcccaaACACTGCTCCAAtgctttttccttccttcatcACGGAACCAAGATAATTCACCTGTGAAACAAATGTTCATAGTTCAAAAAGGAGAGAGGAGAAGAGAAACTTTAAGTAGACGATATAAAAAAGACATTGAGCTACACAACTTACATATCGCTGTCGCACATTTTCGCTTATTTTTACCCATTCTTCtagcatttcaacgttttcctCGCTGTCGATAGGAAACTTGATTGTGTAATCGTCCATCTTATTTGTTTCAATGCTTGTCGTCAGAATCGTGGAGTCACGGCTATTGTGCTTAACTTGATGTGGTTTCAAGTCTAAgacaaatagaaaagaaaaattattcgTATGATTATTATGTTCAATGAACAGTGTATTATTCTTTTGTGATCGATTTAAGGTGTAtgatcaagaaaaaaaaccctcaatttttacatttacgcTTAGTTGTTTcataatcatatttttttaattttaaaccatttacATATCGACAATGGGGcctttaataattaaaagtgttttaaaagaaaattttccagtCGTATAAGATCAGCTTCAATTTGTTATTCATTCACCGGTACGGGACACATGCGGGACACATTCTGCAACAACACGAAAAGAATGAATTATTAAGCGGAATATTTAAGTAGAATGCACACAACCGCTTACTTTCTGATGCTTGTAGGAAGGTGTACTCTTCAAAAAGTAAATCGAAATCCAAAAATGCGTTaagaaattttttcaaatcaaaattgattatttttcattttcttttcctttaatCTTCGCATTCGCTTTCGATTTCCAATCAGTGCGATAACGTCCCTAATTGCTCTCGATCGCATCTCAGCTGGTAGCATTTTCCCCCAGGCAGCTACACGGGTAGGGTAAAACGTTTCATTatcgaattttgttttatcaaaatatcaaataaacataattgtaaaacaatatttacattCGATGCATGTGGTGAATATAACGTAGTTACGCATTGCCCTTTTCTTATCGCGCGTATAGTTACAATGGCCACTGTAGTTGTAATCCGCTAGCGCTTCCTCTGTAAACACGTGCAACAACGCAAATGCCGGCTTGAGAGGTGTCTTTTGCAGGTAGAATTGCAGTACTTGTTCCTgatgagtgaaaaaaatggtgtaaatataatttttatactgtgaaatttgtccaactgtAGGTGCCTCTTACGTATTGCTGTTTGTGTTGAGCCGAATTCTTGACGCACTGCTCTAGACTCTCGACATCGTCGCTGGTTTTCAGTGGGAAACAGAGCGCACGGGACATCTTTCCGTCTTTTGTAAGTTTGGATTTTGTGCTGATTACCatcatttgtgtttttaatagTGCTTTATTAGATtctgtaacaacaaaaaaatgaaatgctcGTCAGTAAAAtaagattttaaatatttgaaacaacacaaacaaagacaaattttatttgaacaaaattacacaaaatcaaaatcgaacaaaaaaaaaactttatattaACAAATTACATTATTTAAGCATAAGAATATGTATTTCGACGGGTCATCATTAACGGGTAAATCCATTTGCGTTTCATACGTTTCATCAACCACTTCTCTTTCAGCACTATTACAGTTCACAAGCTTCATTAACGGCACCATAACATATCTtgatatctaaaaaaaaatacaaattaggacattattttaaatttatgatcTTTGCGAACAAATACCAAAGCCAAAACATAAACGCACTAACTTACATGATCAAGTTTGAGGTTTTCGCTTTGCCCGCTTCGCTGCGCGGTTGAACATCCCATCGAGCTCCAAAAGttcttgttttaatt
Proteins encoded in this window:
- the LOC125760661 gene encoding uncharacterized protein LOC125760661, which translates into the protein MDDYTIKFPIDSEENVEMLEEWVKISENVRQRYVNYLGSVMKEGKSIGAVFGKLFSDSAMYSYNYSGICNRGPRRKAMLGYVIFTECMLDAWKDHGIDETILRESLTLIIKQINGRKRNRKYFQKRRANRDIIQMEDADTELSVIGDS